A genomic region of Notamacropus eugenii isolate mMacEug1 chromosome 3, mMacEug1.pri_v2, whole genome shotgun sequence contains the following coding sequences:
- the SEC61G gene encoding protein transport protein Sec61 subunit gamma isoform X2, protein MDQVMQFVEPSRQFVKDSIRLVKRCTKPDRKEFQKIAMATAIGFAIMGFIGFFVKLIHIPINNIIVGG, encoded by the exons ATGGATCAGGTAATGCAATTTGTTGAGCCTAGTCGGCAGTTTGTGAAGGACTCAATTCGACTTGTCAAAAGATGTACCAAGCCAGATAGAAAAG AATTCCAGAAGATCGCTATGGCAACAGCAATAGGGTTTGCTATAATGGGATTTATTGGCTTTTTTGTTAAATTGATCCACATCCCTATTAATAACATCATCGT TGGTGGCTGA